From the Neobacillus sp. PS3-34 genome, the window TTAATGCAAAGTAAACTTTTTTGAAAGTTTTCGCACAGGATGATGGTAAGTTTACATGTTTGAAAAAGTATATTTATTCTTTTACTGCACCTATCATCATTCCTGAGATAAAGTGTTTTTGCAGTAATGGATAAATTACAAGGATAGGGAAGGTAGTGACGACAATAGTCGCTAATTGAACCCCCTTGGCTGTTGTGTCAAGAACAACCGATCCAGCAACATGCTGCATAGAACTCATTTGAGATTGAACGACAATTTCATAGATTTTCATTTGTAAAGGGTAGAGTGCCTTGTCTGTTATGTACAATTTGGTTGTAAAGAAATCATTCCATTGCCCTACACCGTTAAACAGCGCAATTGTAGCCAAGGCTGGCTTAGATAATGGTAAAAATATTTTTATGAAAATCTTCCAATCTCCTGCTCCGTCGATTTTAGCAGAGTCTTCTAGTGATTGAGGGATACTTCGAAAGAAATTCATTAGTATAATGACATCGAAAAAGCTAAACAATGCTGGAATAATGTACACCCAGAAACTATTTAATAGACCTAGCGA encodes:
- a CDS encoding carbohydrate ABC transporter permease → MLIFTIIIIVPIWNVLISSFSSGKSLADGGVSFWPKDFSLENYRAVFRDDGIWQAFFISVAKTVIGASTHVLFCAIVAYSYSKSHLKGRKLYTAIGIVTMFFGGGMVPTYLLMKSLGLLNSFWVYIIPALFSFFDVIILMNFFRSIPQSLEDSAKIDGAGDWKIFIKIFLPLSKPALATIALFNGVGQWNDFFTTKLYITDKALYPLQMKIYEIVVQSQMSSMQHVAGSVVLDTTAKGVQLATIVVTTFPILVIYPLLQKHFISGMMIGAVKE